The following are encoded in a window of Falco biarmicus isolate bFalBia1 chromosome 8, bFalBia1.pri, whole genome shotgun sequence genomic DNA:
- the LOC130153672 gene encoding hepatitis A virus cellular receptor 1 homolog isoform X1 — MSSYFCVIWILLILFTGPAVLESLVKGEVGQNVTVPCFYSVKRGQDVTSMCWGRASCPISKCYQTIIWTNGWKVTERHSSRYMLKGNLPAGDVSLTIVNAEEADSGIYCCRVEISGWFNDQTSNHKVVIEKARISTASPHTYTSEQTSARGSSSESSVTTTRTWPLVSASEAPQTAFGPCSSTSDCLDVTANLQNMSVSLPRQQYSENGLYIGVGLCAVLLAILILALFLTRQYLYNTKKTGDFASFVAFWRPEGAGNHSALEEEAHAEENIYIIH; from the exons ATGTCATCTTATTTCTGTGTGATCTGGATTCTTCTGATCCTGTTTACAG GCCCCGCAGTACTGGAATCACTTGTGAAAGGAGAGGTTGGTCAGAATGTCACCGTGCCGTGCTTTTACAGTGTTAAAAGGGGACAAGACGTCACATCAATGTGCTGGGGTCGTGCCAGCTGCcctatttcaaaatgttatcAGACCATTATCTGGACGAATGGATGGAAGGTTACAGAGCGGCACAGCAGCAGGTATATGTTGAAAGGGAACCTGCCAGCAGGAGACGTGTCCCTCACAATCGTGAACGCCGAGGAAGCGGACAGTGGCATATACTGCTGCCGCGTGGAGATCTCGGGGTGGTTCAATGATCAGACAAGTAATCACAAGGTTGTGATAGAGAAAG CTAGGATCTCTACTGCAAGTCCTCACACTTACACCTCTGAACAGACCTCAG CTCGTGGGAGCAGCAGTGAATCATCCGTCACCACCACGAGAACGTGGCCGTTGGTTTCTGCTTCGGAGGCTCCTCAGACT GCCTTTGGTCCCTGCTCAAGCACCTCAGACTGCTTGGATGTAACTGCAAACCTGCAG AACATGTCCGTATCACTACCCAGACAGCAGTATTCAGAAAATGGTCTATACATTGGGGTTGGTTTGTGTGCGGTACTTCTAGCAATCCTTATTTTGGCTCTGTTCCTCACTAGAC AATATTTATACAATACAAAGAAGACGGGTGACTTTGCAAG CTTCGTTGCATTTTGGAGGCCAGAAGGTGCAGGGAACCATAGTGCCCTGGAAGAGGAGGCCCatgcagaggaaaacatttaTATAATACACTAA
- the LOC130153672 gene encoding hepatitis A virus cellular receptor 1 homolog isoform X3, with product MCWGRASCPISKCYQTIIWTNGWKVTERHSSRYMLKGNLPAGDVSLTIVNAEEADSGIYCCRVEISGWFNDQTSNHKVVIEKARISTASPHTYTSEQTSARGSSSESSVTTTRTWPLVSASEAPQTAFGPCSSTSDCLDVTANLQNMSVSLPRQQYSENGLYIGVGLCAVLLAILILALFLTRQYLYNTKKTGDFASFVAFWRPEGAGNHSALEEEAHAEENIYIIH from the exons ATGTGCTGGGGTCGTGCCAGCTGCcctatttcaaaatgttatcAGACCATTATCTGGACGAATGGATGGAAGGTTACAGAGCGGCACAGCAGCAGGTATATGTTGAAAGGGAACCTGCCAGCAGGAGACGTGTCCCTCACAATCGTGAACGCCGAGGAAGCGGACAGTGGCATATACTGCTGCCGCGTGGAGATCTCGGGGTGGTTCAATGATCAGACAAGTAATCACAAGGTTGTGATAGAGAAAG CTAGGATCTCTACTGCAAGTCCTCACACTTACACCTCTGAACAGACCTCAG CTCGTGGGAGCAGCAGTGAATCATCCGTCACCACCACGAGAACGTGGCCGTTGGTTTCTGCTTCGGAGGCTCCTCAGACT GCCTTTGGTCCCTGCTCAAGCACCTCAGACTGCTTGGATGTAACTGCAAACCTGCAG AACATGTCCGTATCACTACCCAGACAGCAGTATTCAGAAAATGGTCTATACATTGGGGTTGGTTTGTGTGCGGTACTTCTAGCAATCCTTATTTTGGCTCTGTTCCTCACTAGAC AATATTTATACAATACAAAGAAGACGGGTGACTTTGCAAG CTTCGTTGCATTTTGGAGGCCAGAAGGTGCAGGGAACCATAGTGCCCTGGAAGAGGAGGCCCatgcagaggaaaacatttaTATAATACACTAA
- the MED7 gene encoding mediator of RNA polymerase II transcription subunit 7 encodes MGEPQQVSALPPPPMQYIKEYTDENIRKGLAPKPPPPVKDSYMMFGNQFQCDDLIIRPLESQGIERLHPMQFDHKKELRKLNMSILVNFLDLLDILIRSPGSIKREEKLEDLKLLFVHVHHLINEYRPHQARETLRVMMEVQKRQRLETAERFQKHLERVVEMIQNCLASLPDDLPHSEGGLRVKTEPMDTDVGSSCMGQSEKQRDRSGGKRDQVLDKDAAMCSIIDEMT; translated from the coding sequence ATGGGTGAACCTCAGCAAGTGAGCGCCCTTCCTCCGCCTCCAATGcaatatataaaagaatatacTGATGAAAATATCCGTAAAGGCCTGGCTCCAAAGCCACCTCCCCCTGTGAAAGACAGTTATATGATGTTTGGTAATCAGTTTCAATGTGATGATCTGATTATTCGACCCTTAGAGAGCCAGGGTATTGAACGGTTGCATCCTATGCAGTTTGATCACAAGAAGGAATTAAGAAAACTTAATATGTCTATCCTGGTCAACTTTTTGGACCTCTTGGATATCTTGATAAGGAGTCCAGGGAGTATAAAGCGAGAGGAGAAACTGGAAGACttgaaactgctttttgttCATGTCCATCATCTTATAAACGAGTATCGCCCTCACCAAGCTAGGGAGACACTGAGAGTCATGATGGAGGTGCAGAAGCGTCAGCGCTTGGAAACGGCAGAGCGATTTCAGAAGCACTTAGAGCGAGTTGTAGAGATGATTCAGAACTGCCTGGCTTCCTTGCCTGATGATCTGCCTCATTCAGAGGGAGGACTGAGAGTGAAAACGGAACCAATGGATACTGATGTTGGCAGCAGCTGTATGGGACAGAGTGAAAAGCAGAGAGATCGTTCTGGTGGCAAGAGAGATCAGGTTTTAGACAAAGATGCAGCAATGTGTAGCATTATTGATGAAATgacatga
- the LOC130153672 gene encoding hepatitis A virus cellular receptor 1 homolog isoform X2, which produces MSSYFCVIWILLILFTGPAVLESLVKGEVGQNVTVPCFYSVKRGQDVTSMCWGRASCPISKCYQTIIWTNGWKVTERHSSRYMLKGNLPAGDVSLTIVNAEEADSGIYCCRVEISGWFNDQTSNHKVVIEKARGSSSESSVTTTRTWPLVSASEAPQTAFGPCSSTSDCLDVTANLQNMSVSLPRQQYSENGLYIGVGLCAVLLAILILALFLTRQYLYNTKKTGDFASFVAFWRPEGAGNHSALEEEAHAEENIYIIH; this is translated from the exons ATGTCATCTTATTTCTGTGTGATCTGGATTCTTCTGATCCTGTTTACAG GCCCCGCAGTACTGGAATCACTTGTGAAAGGAGAGGTTGGTCAGAATGTCACCGTGCCGTGCTTTTACAGTGTTAAAAGGGGACAAGACGTCACATCAATGTGCTGGGGTCGTGCCAGCTGCcctatttcaaaatgttatcAGACCATTATCTGGACGAATGGATGGAAGGTTACAGAGCGGCACAGCAGCAGGTATATGTTGAAAGGGAACCTGCCAGCAGGAGACGTGTCCCTCACAATCGTGAACGCCGAGGAAGCGGACAGTGGCATATACTGCTGCCGCGTGGAGATCTCGGGGTGGTTCAATGATCAGACAAGTAATCACAAGGTTGTGATAGAGAAAG CTCGTGGGAGCAGCAGTGAATCATCCGTCACCACCACGAGAACGTGGCCGTTGGTTTCTGCTTCGGAGGCTCCTCAGACT GCCTTTGGTCCCTGCTCAAGCACCTCAGACTGCTTGGATGTAACTGCAAACCTGCAG AACATGTCCGTATCACTACCCAGACAGCAGTATTCAGAAAATGGTCTATACATTGGGGTTGGTTTGTGTGCGGTACTTCTAGCAATCCTTATTTTGGCTCTGTTCCTCACTAGAC AATATTTATACAATACAAAGAAGACGGGTGACTTTGCAAG CTTCGTTGCATTTTGGAGGCCAGAAGGTGCAGGGAACCATAGTGCCCTGGAAGAGGAGGCCCatgcagaggaaaacatttaTATAATACACTAA